The following are encoded in a window of Ferribacterium limneticum genomic DNA:
- a CDS encoding sensor histidine kinase — MPGLGDLTPPIQRSIRARLLLLALIPLGIVLPLAMAALAYWGGDYLDRLLVTKVRSDLAVAHGYFERVTDGVGRSVASLAASERLARTLRSARGQPEQVVASLLNSTQLEYKLDFLHFFDVDRSKQDAATWSVIAAALAGKASTETEVFSAPQLFTISPELASRARTPIVATANARPDPRAAETRGLVIHSAAPVHDADGRLIGVLTGGVLLNKNLDFIDRLNAIVYPEGALPFGSAGTATLFLGDVRVATNVRLFGDTRAIGTRVSQAVYDTVLGAGQTWLDRAFVVSDWYVSAYEPLLDSHQQRIGMLYVGFLEGPFVDARKQAFAGLIVLFALAMLIAGVFAVLWARRVFKPIERMHATMHAIENGQDEARVGTVASQDELGVVAAHFDRMLDRLQAQATSLKRWGASLDAKVAARTAELEQAVADLKAAQSQLVMNEKLAAIGQLTAGIAHEINNPIAVIQGNLDVLRDLLGPQAEPVAPEIRLIHEQVQRIRLIVAKLLQFARPQDYVGYLEPTDPAQLIQDSLLLVRHLLKTGNIAIEQQVDSTRQIICNKNELQQVVINLLVNAIQAMPEGGVLRIAVDDWDEADMPVGIQLYVEDSGPGISKADLEHLFEPFFTAKKPGGNGLGLWVSKNLIERYGGHLTATSSPGAGARFTVWLRCEPLA; from the coding sequence GTGCCAGGCCTGGGGGATCTGACCCCGCCGATCCAGCGCTCGATCCGCGCCCGGCTCTTGCTGCTGGCGCTGATCCCGCTCGGCATCGTGCTGCCGCTGGCGATGGCCGCACTGGCCTACTGGGGCGGCGATTATCTCGACCGCCTGCTCGTCACCAAGGTGCGCTCCGACCTCGCCGTCGCCCACGGCTACTTCGAGCGGGTGACCGATGGTGTCGGCCGCTCGGTGGCCAGCCTGGCTGCATCCGAACGGCTGGCGCGCACCCTGCGCAGCGCGCGCGGCCAGCCGGAACAAGTCGTCGCCAGCCTGCTCAACTCGACGCAGCTCGAATACAAACTTGATTTTTTGCACTTTTTTGACGTTGACCGTAGCAAACAGGATGCCGCCACCTGGTCGGTGATCGCCGCGGCGCTGGCCGGCAAGGCAAGCACCGAAACAGAAGTGTTCTCCGCCCCGCAGCTGTTCACCATCAGTCCCGAACTGGCCAGCCGCGCCCGCACGCCCATCGTCGCCACGGCGAATGCCCGGCCCGACCCGCGCGCGGCGGAAACGCGCGGCCTGGTCATCCACTCGGCCGCCCCGGTGCACGATGCCGACGGCCGGCTGATCGGCGTCCTGACCGGCGGCGTGCTGCTCAACAAGAATCTCGATTTCATCGATCGTCTCAATGCCATCGTTTACCCCGAAGGCGCCCTGCCCTTTGGCAGCGCCGGCACGGCAACGCTGTTCCTCGGCGACGTGCGCGTCGCCACCAACGTCCGCCTGTTTGGCGACACCCGGGCTATCGGCACCCGCGTTTCGCAGGCGGTCTACGACACCGTGCTCGGCGCCGGCCAGACCTGGCTCGATCGCGCCTTCGTCGTCAGCGACTGGTACGTCTCGGCTTACGAACCGCTGCTCGACAGCCACCAGCAACGGATCGGCATGCTCTACGTCGGCTTCCTCGAAGGCCCCTTCGTCGATGCCCGCAAACAGGCCTTCGCCGGCCTCATCGTGCTCTTCGCGCTGGCCATGCTGATCGCCGGCGTCTTTGCCGTGCTCTGGGCGCGCCGTGTTTTCAAGCCGATCGAGCGCATGCACGCCACCATGCACGCCATCGAAAACGGCCAGGACGAAGCCCGCGTCGGCACGGTGGCCAGCCAGGATGAACTCGGCGTTGTCGCCGCCCACTTCGACCGCATGCTCGACCGCCTGCAGGCCCAGGCCACCTCGCTCAAGCGCTGGGGTGCCTCACTCGACGCCAAGGTGGCGGCGCGCACGGCCGAGCTGGAGCAGGCCGTGGCCGACCTCAAGGCCGCCCAGTCGCAACTGGTCATGAACGAAAAACTCGCCGCCATCGGCCAGCTGACGGCCGGCATCGCCCACGAGATCAACAACCCGATCGCCGTCATCCAGGGCAACCTCGACGTCCTGCGCGACCTGCTCGGCCCGCAGGCCGAACCCGTCGCGCCGGAAATCAGGCTGATCCACGAACAGGTCCAGCGCATCCGGCTGATCGTCGCCAAACTGCTGCAATTCGCCCGGCCGCAGGATTACGTCGGCTATCTCGAACCGACCGACCCTGCCCAACTGATCCAGGACAGCCTGTTGCTCGTTCGGCACCTGTTGAAGACCGGCAATATCGCCATCGAACAGCAGGTCGATTCGACCCGCCAGATCATCTGCAACAAGAACGAGTTGCAACAGGTGGTCATCAACCTGCTGGTCAACGCCATCCAGGCCATGCCCGAGGGCGGCGTGCTGAGAATCGCCGTCGACGACTGGGACGAAGCCGACATGCCGGTCGGCATCCAGCTCTACGTCGAGGATTCCGGACCGGGCATCAGCAAGGCCGACCTCGAGCACCTGTTCGAACCCTTCTTCACGGCCAAAAAACCGGGCGGCAACGGACTCGGCCTGTGGGTCAGCAAAAACCTGATCGAACGCTACGGCGGCCACCTCACAGCGACCAGTTCCCCCGGCGCCGGCGCGCGCTTCACCGTCTGGCTGCGCTGCGAACCGCTGGCCTGA
- a CDS encoding putative selenate ABC transporter substrate-binding protein, whose amino-acid sequence MSFSPLRRAALKGAVACAFAVSLSAGSPAFADEAILRVSAIPDEAPTELQRKFAPLGKYLEAQTGMKVVFTPVTDYAAVVESLATKKIDLAWLGGFTFVQAKIRTNGTAIPIVQREEDARFTSKFITADPSIKTVADLKGKTFAFGAPSSTSGSLMPRFYLQQAGLNPEKDFKNVAYSGAHDATVAFVAAGKAEAGVLNASVWDKLVEAKKVDTDKVRVFSTTPPYFDYNWTVRGDLDPVIIKKLTDAFLKLDPANPEHKEILALQRAAKFIPTKKENYDGIEKAAHAAGLLK is encoded by the coding sequence ATGAGCTTTTCCCCACTGCGCCGCGCGGCGCTCAAGGGCGCGGTCGCCTGCGCTTTTGCCGTATCCCTTTCGGCCGGCTCGCCGGCCTTTGCCGACGAAGCCATCCTGCGCGTTTCGGCCATCCCCGACGAAGCGCCGACCGAGTTGCAACGCAAGTTCGCGCCGCTCGGCAAATACCTCGAAGCGCAGACCGGCATGAAGGTCGTGTTCACCCCGGTGACCGACTACGCGGCCGTTGTCGAATCGCTGGCCACCAAAAAGATCGACCTTGCCTGGCTCGGCGGTTTCACCTTCGTGCAGGCCAAGATCCGCACCAACGGCACGGCCATCCCCATCGTCCAGCGCGAGGAAGATGCCCGCTTCACTTCCAAGTTCATCACCGCTGATCCGAGCATCAAGACGGTGGCCGACCTCAAGGGCAAGACCTTCGCCTTCGGCGCACCGTCGTCGACCTCGGGCAGCCTGATGCCGCGTTTCTACCTGCAGCAGGCCGGCCTCAATCCGGAAAAGGATTTCAAGAACGTCGCCTACTCCGGCGCCCATGATGCGACTGTTGCCTTCGTCGCCGCCGGCAAGGCCGAAGCTGGTGTCCTTAACGCCTCGGTGTGGGACAAGCTGGTCGAAGCCAAGAAGGTCGACACCGACAAGGTTCGCGTCTTTTCGACGACGCCGCCGTACTTCGACTACAACTGGACGGTGCGCGGCGATCTTGACCCGGTGATCATCAAGAAGCTGACTGACGCCTTCCTCAAGCTCGACCCGGCCAACCCGGAACACAAGGAAATCCTCGCCCTGCAACGTGCCGCCAAGTTCATCCCGACCAAAAAGGAAAACTACGACGGCATCGAGAAGGCAGCGCACGCCGCCGGCTTGTTGAAGTGA
- a CDS encoding efflux RND transporter permease subunit → MSAFNLSALAVRERSVTLFLMLAIFIAGVVAFLTLGRAEDPAFTIKQMTVITAWPGATAKEMEELVAEPLEKRMQELRWYDRTETFTRPGLAFSTVFLLDSTPPADVPDQFYQARKKLGDEALKLPRGVIGPMVNDEYADVTFALYALKAKGEPHRHLVRDAEVMRQRLLHVPGVKKVNIIGEQAERIFIEFSHDRLATLGVSPRDLFAALNSRNVMTPAGSIEAKGPQVFIRLDGAIDDLEAIRNTPVAARGRTLKLGDIAEVKRGYEDPATFLIRNNGEPTLLLGVVMREGWNGLNLGKALEAEAATINAEMPLGMSLSKVTDQSVNIQSAVGEFMVKFLVALGVVILVGFLSMGWRAGVVVAAAVPLTLAAVFIIMAATGKNFDRITLGSLILALGLLVDDAIIAIEMMVVKMEEGYDRIRAAAYAWSHTAAPMLAGTLVTAIGFMPNGFAKSTAGEYTSNMFWIVGTALIASWIVAVVFTPYLGVKLLPSYEKHAGGHGAIYATPNYERFRRLLGWVIRRKWLVAASVIGAFVVAILGMGVVNKQFFPTSDRPEVLVEVQMPYGTSIAQTSAATAKVEAWLAEQQEARVVTSYIGQGAPRFFLAMSPELPDPSFAKIVVLTGDDKEREALKFRLRQAAADGLAPEARVRVTQIVFGPPSPFPVAYRVMGPDPDKLRDIAAEVRGVMQASAQMRTVNTDWGERVPALHFSLDQDRLQNIGLTSTDVAQQLQFLLSGIPITEVREDIRSVQVTARSGGNTRLDPGRIGDFTLVGAAGQKIPLSQVGKVDVRMEDPILRRRDRTPTITVRGDIAEGLQPPDVSSAVWQELQPIIAKLPAGYRIEMAGAIEESGKANRALAPVFPIMIALTLITIIFQVRSIAAMMMVFATAPLGLIGVVPTLLLFGQPFGINALVGLIALSGILMRNTLILIGQIRDNIADGLVPFNAVVEATVQRARPVILTALAAMLAFIPLTHSVFWGTLAYTLIGGTFAGTILTLVFLPALYAIWFKIRPTAGDGQAVPAVHPEPVAA, encoded by the coding sequence CGTGATCACCGCCTGGCCCGGGGCGACCGCCAAGGAGATGGAAGAGCTGGTCGCCGAACCGCTGGAAAAGCGCATGCAGGAGCTGCGCTGGTATGACCGGACCGAGACCTTTACGCGGCCGGGGCTGGCTTTCTCCACGGTGTTCCTGCTCGACAGTACGCCGCCGGCCGACGTCCCCGACCAGTTCTATCAGGCGCGCAAGAAACTCGGCGACGAGGCGCTCAAACTACCGCGTGGCGTCATCGGCCCGATGGTTAATGACGAATATGCCGACGTGACCTTTGCGCTCTACGCCTTGAAAGCCAAGGGCGAGCCGCACCGGCACCTGGTGCGCGACGCCGAGGTCATGCGTCAGCGTCTGCTGCACGTACCTGGCGTCAAGAAGGTGAACATTATCGGCGAGCAGGCCGAAAGAATCTTCATCGAGTTCTCGCATGACCGCCTCGCCACGCTGGGCGTCTCCCCGCGCGACCTCTTCGCCGCGCTCAACAGCCGCAATGTTATGACGCCCGCCGGCTCGATCGAAGCCAAGGGCCCGCAGGTCTTCATCCGGCTGGACGGCGCCATCGATGATCTGGAAGCGATCCGCAATACGCCGGTCGCGGCGCGCGGCCGGACGTTGAAGCTCGGCGACATCGCCGAGGTCAAGCGCGGCTACGAAGATCCAGCCACCTTCCTGATCCGCAACAACGGCGAACCGACCTTGCTGCTTGGCGTAGTCATGCGCGAGGGCTGGAACGGCCTCAATCTGGGCAAGGCGCTGGAGGCGGAAGCGGCGACCATCAACGCCGAAATGCCACTCGGCATGAGCCTCTCCAAGGTGACGGACCAGTCGGTGAATATCCAGTCGGCCGTCGGAGAGTTCATGGTCAAGTTCCTGGTCGCCCTCGGCGTGGTGATACTGGTCGGCTTTCTCAGCATGGGCTGGCGCGCCGGTGTCGTGGTTGCGGCTGCAGTTCCGCTGACCCTCGCCGCCGTCTTCATCATCATGGCGGCGACCGGCAAGAATTTCGACCGCATCACGCTCGGCTCCTTGATTCTGGCGCTGGGGCTGCTGGTCGACGACGCAATCATCGCCATTGAGATGATGGTCGTGAAGATGGAGGAAGGCTACGACCGCATCCGCGCCGCCGCCTATGCCTGGAGCCACACCGCCGCGCCGATGCTGGCCGGCACGCTGGTGACGGCGATTGGCTTCATGCCCAACGGCTTCGCCAAGTCGACCGCGGGCGAATACACCAGCAACATGTTCTGGATCGTCGGCACGGCCTTGATCGCCTCGTGGATCGTTGCCGTCGTATTCACACCCTACCTCGGGGTCAAGCTGCTGCCAAGCTACGAGAAGCATGCGGGCGGGCACGGGGCCATCTACGCCACGCCGAACTACGAGCGCTTCCGCCGGCTGCTGGGCTGGGTGATCCGGCGCAAATGGCTGGTCGCGGCGAGCGTGATCGGCGCCTTCGTGGTCGCAATTCTCGGCATGGGCGTCGTCAACAAGCAGTTCTTTCCGACCTCCGACCGGCCGGAGGTGCTGGTCGAAGTGCAAATGCCGTATGGCACTTCGATCGCGCAAACCAGCGCCGCGACAGCCAAGGTCGAAGCATGGCTGGCAGAGCAGCAGGAGGCCAGGGTCGTGACGTCCTATATCGGCCAGGGCGCGCCCCGCTTCTTCCTGGCGATGTCACCCGAATTGCCCGATCCGTCGTTTGCCAAGATCGTGGTCCTGACGGGCGATGACAAGGAACGCGAAGCCCTCAAGTTCAGACTGCGCCAGGCGGCAGCCGACGGCTTGGCACCCGAGGCGCGGGTGCGCGTGACCCAGATCGTCTTCGGCCCCCCGTCGCCATTTCCCGTGGCCTACCGCGTCATGGGGCCGGACCCGGACAAGCTGCGCGACATCGCGGCAGAGGTGCGTGGCGTCATGCAGGCCTCCGCCCAGATGCGGACGGTTAACACCGACTGGGGCGAGCGCGTGCCCGCACTGCATTTTTCGCTCGACCAGGATCGCCTGCAGAACATCGGCCTGACGTCTACCGATGTGGCCCAGCAGTTACAGTTCCTGCTGAGCGGCATCCCGATTACGGAAGTGCGCGAGGACATCCGTTCGGTGCAGGTCACGGCCAGATCGGGCGGCAACACGAGGCTCGATCCGGGCAGGATTGGCGACTTCACCCTGGTCGGTGCGGCCGGTCAAAAGATTCCGCTGTCGCAGGTCGGCAAGGTTGATGTCCGCATGGAAGATCCCATCCTGCGCCGCCGCGACCGCACCCCAACCATCACCGTGCGTGGCGATATCGCCGAGGGCTTGCAGCCGCCGGATGTTTCCAGCGCCGTGTGGCAGGAGCTGCAGCCGATCATTGCCAAACTGCCGGCCGGCTACCGGATCGAAATGGCCGGCGCCATCGAGGAGTCGGGCAAGGCCAATCGGGCTCTGGCGCCGGTCTTCCCGATCATGATCGCGCTGACCCTGATCACCATCATCTTCCAGGTGCGCTCGATCGCCGCAATGATGATGGTATTCGCCACCGCACCGCTCGGCTTGATCGGCGTCGTGCCCACCCTATTGTTGTTCGGGCAGCCGTTCGGCATAAATGCGCTGGTCGGCCTGATTGCGCTGTCCGGCATCCTGATGCGCAACACGCTGATCCTGATCGGGCAGATCCGCGACAACATCGCGGATGGATTGGTGCCCTTCAACGCCGTCGTCGAGGCCACCGTGCAGCGCGCCCGTCCGGTCATCCTGACCGCACTCGCCGCCATGCTGGCGTTCATTCCGCTGACCCATTCGGTGTTCTGGGGCACGCTGGCCTATACGCTCATCGGCGGCACCTTCGCCGGGACGATTCTGACCCTGGTTTTCCTGCCGGCCTTGTACGCGATTTGGTTCAAGATCCGGCCAACGGCGGGAGACGGGCAAGCGGTTCCTGCGGTGCATCCGGAACCGGTCGCGGCCTAA
- a CDS encoding ADP-ribosylglycohydrolase family protein — protein sequence MTPAHALEDRAMGALIGAFIGDALALGPHWYYDLDQLHADYGQWINDYTTPKPGRYHAGMQAGQLSQSGILLRLTVQSLVDSGSYDQADFCRRMDNELFPQLDGTPMNGPGGYTSQSIREAWRRRVKSGLPWGQIAGNADTTEAAERILAIAIRYALQPAQLASAVSRNTALTQTDGTVMAMTVAFGAVLGMLVEGQALDANISGKLMARVKSGELPFHTVTSGNLQAPQAGQPEAPTTGRFPSPDALLSQSSIALAATDPDIHIDPAWKVSLVYGLPCAAYHQFPAAYYLAARFHDDFESAVLHAINGGGQNQSRAILAGALTGAQTGLSGIPQRFLDGLENSGELLDLAGRLAKQMVEQPVVEEAG from the coding sequence ATGACGCCCGCCCACGCCCTTGAAGATCGCGCCATGGGCGCCCTGATCGGCGCCTTCATCGGCGACGCCCTGGCCCTTGGCCCGCACTGGTACTACGACCTCGACCAACTCCACGCCGATTATGGCCAGTGGATCAACGACTACACCACGCCCAAACCCGGGCGCTACCACGCCGGCATGCAAGCCGGGCAACTCTCGCAATCCGGAATACTGCTGCGCCTCACCGTCCAGTCACTCGTCGATAGCGGCAGCTACGACCAAGCCGACTTCTGCCGTCGCATGGACAACGAACTCTTCCCGCAGCTTGACGGCACACCGATGAACGGACCGGGCGGCTACACCAGCCAGTCGATCCGCGAAGCCTGGCGCCGGCGAGTGAAATCCGGCTTGCCCTGGGGACAGATTGCCGGAAACGCCGACACCACCGAAGCCGCCGAGCGCATTCTCGCCATCGCCATCCGCTACGCCCTGCAGCCGGCACAACTCGCCTCGGCCGTCAGCCGGAACACGGCGCTAACGCAGACAGACGGAACGGTCATGGCAATGACCGTCGCCTTCGGCGCCGTCCTTGGCATGCTGGTTGAAGGGCAGGCACTCGATGCCAACATCTCGGGCAAACTGATGGCCCGCGTCAAATCGGGCGAACTGCCCTTTCACACCGTCACCAGCGGCAACCTGCAGGCACCGCAAGCCGGCCAGCCCGAAGCGCCAACCACCGGACGCTTCCCCTCGCCAGACGCCCTGCTCAGCCAGTCATCGATTGCCCTGGCAGCGACCGACCCCGACATCCACATCGACCCCGCCTGGAAAGTCTCCCTCGTCTACGGCCTACCCTGCGCCGCCTACCACCAGTTCCCAGCCGCCTACTACCTGGCCGCCCGCTTTCACGACGACTTCGAATCAGCCGTGCTCCACGCCATCAACGGCGGCGGCCAAAACCAGTCCCGCGCCATCCTCGCCGGCGCCCTGACCGGCGCCCAAACCGGCCTCTCGGGAATTCCCCAGCGCTTCCTTGATGGTCTGGAAAATAGCGGGGAGTTGCTGGATCTGGCGGGGCGGCTGGCGAAACAGATGGTTGAGCAGCCGGTTGTTGAAGAGGCCGGTTGA
- a CDS encoding phosphonate ABC transporter ATP-binding protein — protein sequence MSFALNGVGLTHANGFSALREITLKAEKGELIALIGPSGAGKTSLLSVLGTALAPTAGTADILDFGQNFRSTVELAKLRARIGTVHQAPPIPGRQRVVTAVLAGKLGQWPAWKSLASLIYPLDIPGARAALERVDLADKLFARCDQLSGGQLQRVGIARVLYQQPELILADEPVSALDPTLAMATIRLLIAEAEARGATLVASLHAVDLAIGNFSRIVGVRAGLIAFDLPASEVSVPMLHELYASEGEELPVQAHEQHFQPPAAANDAATRAACC from the coding sequence GTGAGTTTTGCCTTGAACGGCGTGGGGCTGACCCACGCCAATGGTTTTTCCGCGCTCAGGGAGATCACGCTCAAGGCGGAAAAGGGCGAGCTCATCGCCCTGATCGGCCCCTCCGGCGCCGGCAAGACCTCTCTGCTTTCCGTGCTCGGCACGGCGCTGGCGCCGACGGCTGGCACGGCCGACATTTTGGATTTTGGCCAAAATTTCCGGTCGACCGTGGAACTGGCCAAACTGCGCGCCCGCATCGGCACCGTCCATCAAGCGCCGCCGATTCCCGGCCGGCAGCGTGTCGTGACGGCGGTGCTGGCCGGCAAGCTCGGCCAATGGCCGGCTTGGAAGTCGCTGGCCTCGCTGATTTATCCGCTCGACATCCCGGGTGCTCGTGCCGCGCTCGAACGCGTCGATCTGGCCGACAAACTGTTCGCCCGCTGCGACCAGCTCTCCGGCGGACAGTTGCAACGCGTCGGCATCGCCCGCGTGCTCTACCAGCAGCCCGAACTGATCCTCGCCGACGAACCGGTTTCGGCCCTCGACCCGACGCTGGCCATGGCCACCATCCGCCTGCTCATCGCCGAGGCCGAAGCGCGCGGCGCGACGCTGGTTGCCAGCCTGCATGCCGTCGATCTGGCTATCGGCAATTTCTCGCGGATCGTCGGCGTCCGAGCGGGGCTGATCGCCTTCGACCTGCCGGCCAGCGAAGTCAGCGTGCCCATGCTGCACGAGCTCTACGCCAGCGAAGGCGAGGAGCTGCCGGTGCAGGCGCACGAGCAGCACTTCCAGCCGCCAGCCGCCGCCAACGACGCGGCCACCCGCGCTGCATGTTGCTAA
- a CDS encoding sigma-54-dependent transcriptional regulator, translating to MDETNPGAQAAPWQQYSVLIVDDEPGMQSFMQRALSTRCGVADCAGSVEQARPMVSRSHYDLIVLDIALPGLSGIDWLHELRDEGYVGDVVLMTAYADLDTAIDALRAGAADFLLKPFSLAQVLNAIQRCFERSSLARENFVLRREVSTNSADIEGVIGQSEAMFRVCERLKRIAPTPATVLLSGESGTGKEVAARALHRMSPRASGPFVPVNCAAISAELIESELFGHVKGAYTGAAQSREGLFYYARGGTLFLDEISELPLAAQAKLLRALEERRIRPVGSEQEIAVDVRVIAATNRDLKSEVAAQRFRPDLYYRLQVLEVTLPPLRDRPEDIPLLVEHFMALLTPSLGVAPLSLDPRTLARMADYDWPGNVRELRNLVERSLILGWFDIGSEPEIGIAAISSNAETLEAVEKRHILAVLAASDGNKSEASRRLGISRKTMDRKCQAWGI from the coding sequence ATGGATGAGACAAACCCCGGCGCCCAGGCCGCCCCCTGGCAGCAATACTCGGTGCTCATCGTCGATGACGAACCGGGCATGCAGAGCTTCATGCAGCGGGCGCTCAGCACGCGCTGCGGCGTTGCCGACTGCGCCGGCAGCGTCGAGCAGGCGCGGCCGATGGTCAGCCGCAGCCACTACGACCTGATCGTCCTCGACATCGCCCTGCCCGGCCTGTCGGGCATCGACTGGCTGCATGAGCTACGCGACGAGGGCTATGTCGGCGACGTCGTGCTGATGACCGCCTACGCCGATCTCGACACCGCCATCGACGCGCTGCGTGCCGGTGCCGCCGATTTCCTGCTCAAGCCCTTCTCGCTGGCCCAGGTGCTCAATGCCATCCAGCGCTGTTTCGAACGTTCCAGCCTGGCCCGTGAAAACTTCGTGCTGCGCCGCGAAGTGAGCACTAACTCGGCTGACATCGAAGGCGTCATCGGTCAGTCGGAAGCCATGTTCAGAGTCTGCGAACGCCTCAAGCGCATCGCCCCGACCCCGGCCACCGTGCTGCTCAGCGGCGAATCCGGTACGGGCAAGGAAGTCGCTGCGCGCGCCTTGCACCGCATGAGCCCGCGCGCCAGCGGCCCCTTCGTGCCGGTCAATTGCGCGGCGATTTCGGCCGAACTGATCGAATCCGAACTGTTCGGCCACGTCAAGGGCGCCTACACCGGTGCCGCGCAGAGTCGCGAGGGCCTGTTCTATTACGCCCGCGGCGGCACGCTGTTCCTTGATGAAATCTCCGAACTGCCGCTTGCCGCACAAGCCAAACTGCTCCGCGCGCTGGAGGAAAGGCGCATCCGGCCGGTCGGCTCGGAACAGGAAATCGCCGTCGACGTGCGCGTCATCGCCGCCACCAACCGCGACCTGAAAAGCGAAGTCGCCGCCCAGCGCTTCCGGCCCGATCTTTATTACCGGCTGCAGGTGCTCGAAGTCACGCTACCGCCGTTGCGCGACCGGCCGGAGGACATCCCGCTGCTCGTCGAGCATTTCATGGCCTTGCTCACCCCCAGCCTCGGCGTCGCGCCGCTCAGCCTCGACCCGCGCACCCTGGCCCGGATGGCCGATTACGACTGGCCGGGCAATGTGCGCGAACTGCGCAATCTGGTCGAACGCTCGCTGATCCTCGGCTGGTTCGACATCGGCAGCGAACCGGAAATCGGCATCGCGGCCATTTCGAGCAACGCCGAGACCCTCGAAGCCGTGGAAAAACGCCACATTCTCGCCGTGCTCGCCGCCAGCGACGGCAATAAATCCGAAGCCAGCCGGCGGCTCGGCATCTCACGCAAAACGATGGACCGCAAGTGCCAGGCCTGGGGGATCTGA
- the yghU gene encoding glutathione-dependent disulfide-bond oxidoreductase, with protein sequence MSTPTTYTPPKIWTWDKANGGRFANINRPIAGATHEQALPHGKHPLQLYSLATPNGVKVTLMLEELLALGHAGAEYDAWLIRITEGDQFGSGFVEVNPNSKIPALLDCSGPEPIRVFESGSILLYLAEKFGAFVPTDPARRAECLSWLFWQMGSGPFLGGGFGHFYAYAPSKIEYAIDRFAMEVKRQMDVLNRRLADHPYVAGDDYTIADMAIWPWYGALAKGQLYEAGEFLQVDEYTHVIRWADEIAQRPAAKRGRMVNRVTGPLEDQLHERHDASDFATRTQDKLQAQP encoded by the coding sequence ATGTCCACCCCGACCACTTACACCCCGCCCAAGATCTGGACCTGGGATAAAGCCAACGGCGGCCGTTTCGCCAACATCAACCGGCCGATTGCCGGGGCGACCCATGAGCAAGCGCTACCGCACGGCAAACATCCGCTGCAGTTGTATTCGCTGGCCACGCCCAACGGCGTCAAGGTCACGCTCATGCTCGAAGAGTTGCTCGCCCTTGGCCATGCTGGCGCGGAATACGACGCCTGGCTGATCCGCATCACCGAAGGCGATCAATTCGGCAGCGGTTTCGTCGAGGTGAATCCCAATTCCAAGATCCCCGCCCTGCTCGATTGCAGCGGCCCCGAACCGATCCGCGTGTTCGAGTCCGGATCGATCCTGCTCTACCTGGCCGAAAAATTCGGCGCCTTTGTGCCGACCGACCCGGCCCGCCGCGCCGAATGCCTGTCCTGGCTGTTCTGGCAGATGGGCAGCGGCCCTTTCCTCGGCGGCGGCTTCGGCCATTTCTATGCCTACGCGCCGAGCAAAATCGAATACGCCATCGACCGCTTCGCCATGGAAGTCAAACGCCAGATGGACGTCCTCAACCGCCGGCTGGCCGACCACCCCTACGTCGCCGGCGACGACTACACCATAGCCGACATGGCCATCTGGCCCTGGTACGGCGCCCTGGCCAAAGGCCAGCTCTACGAGGCCGGCGAATTCCTGCAGGTCGACGAATACACCCACGTCATTCGCTGGGCCGATGAAATCGCCCAGCGCCCGGCCGCCAAACGCGGCCGCATGGTCAACCGGGTGACCGGGCCGCTCGAAGACCAACTGCACGAGCGCCACGACGCCAGCGATTTCGCCACCCGGACGCAAGACAAACTGCAAGCCCAGCCATGA